Proteins encoded together in one Planctomyces sp. SH-PL14 window:
- a CDS encoding protein kinase domain-containing protein — MASLLMVGWDQLRLAAFQEAPECQFTGQVKLPVVPQCVIRFTHEADRREADVYKLSQILESDSALTAELLRHVNSALTGLRARVQSVRSALMAVGIRRSKALVLTAALRNATKSVKSPLIPANRFQEENVERALFALETARVLGRDMELAYLGGMVQDLILPHLTAIHRDAYQHFSHDIPLASFERSTFNWDHAVAAARLLNQWGFPDELTLGVLYHHDLERILARDELKNSAILPIAAAALLPDCLGQSPDGLMMLLTLQEELPGFQFLEIAAAVDDAISAFETTDENRVPLCERLGNLAMQHLEQHRQDTVVMQKHIGHYFLEGEIGRGGMGVVYRARHDMLKRPAALKLLLSPDLTPNMIQRFEEEVQRTSQLTNPNTIGIYDYGVTPAGLFYYAMEFIDGITLMRLVQQYGPQREGRVIHLLLQACHSIADAHANGLIHRDIKPENIMVASRGGVNDMVKVLDFGLAKPAKALSQADSAYGMSGTPLYMAPDAMTPPFIVDARTDIYSLGAVAYFLLTGEPVFTGDDVREILTQHATVAPMPPSLRSGRTVADDLEQIILKCLAKRPAERFQSASELIDALHACRSAKEWTLRDAAAWWGEHKDVVASSSIAPLHPSDVETMLVPKALLEEISKRAVATAK; from the coding sequence ATGGCATCACTCCTCATGGTTGGCTGGGATCAACTCCGACTCGCCGCATTCCAGGAGGCCCCCGAGTGTCAATTCACCGGGCAGGTCAAGCTCCCGGTCGTCCCCCAATGCGTCATCCGCTTCACCCATGAAGCCGACCGCCGCGAAGCCGACGTCTACAAGCTCTCCCAGATCCTCGAATCGGACTCGGCTCTCACCGCGGAACTCCTCCGCCACGTCAACTCCGCCCTCACCGGACTCCGCGCCCGCGTCCAGTCGGTCCGCAGCGCCCTGATGGCCGTCGGCATCCGCCGCTCCAAGGCCCTGGTCCTCACCGCCGCCCTCCGCAACGCCACCAAGAGCGTCAAGTCCCCCCTCATCCCGGCCAACCGGTTCCAGGAAGAGAACGTCGAACGGGCCCTCTTCGCCCTCGAAACCGCCCGTGTCCTCGGACGCGACATGGAACTGGCATACCTCGGCGGGATGGTCCAGGACCTGATTCTCCCGCACCTGACCGCCATCCACCGCGACGCCTACCAGCACTTCTCCCACGACATCCCCCTCGCGTCGTTCGAGCGATCGACGTTCAACTGGGACCACGCCGTGGCCGCCGCCCGGCTGCTGAACCAGTGGGGCTTCCCGGACGAACTCACCCTGGGAGTCCTGTACCACCACGACCTCGAGCGGATCCTCGCCCGGGACGAACTGAAGAACTCCGCCATCCTGCCGATCGCCGCGGCCGCTCTCCTCCCCGACTGCCTCGGGCAGTCGCCGGACGGGCTGATGATGCTGCTCACCCTGCAGGAGGAGCTCCCCGGCTTTCAGTTCCTGGAGATCGCGGCGGCGGTGGACGACGCCATCTCGGCCTTCGAGACGACCGACGAGAACCGCGTCCCGCTGTGCGAGCGGCTCGGCAACCTGGCGATGCAGCATCTCGAGCAGCACCGCCAGGACACGGTCGTGATGCAGAAGCACATCGGCCACTACTTCCTGGAGGGAGAGATCGGCCGGGGAGGGATGGGGGTCGTCTACCGCGCCCGCCACGACATGCTCAAGCGGCCCGCCGCCCTCAAGCTCCTGCTCTCGCCCGACCTGACCCCCAACATGATCCAGCGGTTCGAGGAGGAGGTTCAGCGGACGAGCCAGCTCACGAACCCCAACACGATCGGGATCTACGACTACGGCGTCACCCCCGCCGGGCTCTTCTACTACGCGATGGAATTCATCGACGGCATCACGCTGATGCGGCTCGTGCAGCAGTACGGACCGCAGCGCGAGGGGCGGGTGATCCACCTCCTGCTCCAGGCCTGCCACTCGATCGCCGACGCCCACGCGAACGGCCTGATCCACCGGGACATCAAGCCGGAAAACATCATGGTCGCCAGCCGCGGCGGCGTGAACGACATGGTCAAGGTCCTCGACTTCGGCCTCGCCAAGCCGGCCAAAGCCCTGTCGCAGGCGGACAGCGCCTACGGCATGAGCGGCACACCGCTCTACATGGCTCCGGACGCCATGACGCCCCCCTTCATCGTCGACGCCCGCACGGACATTTACAGCCTGGGGGCGGTCGCTTATTTCCTGCTGACCGGAGAGCCGGTCTTCACCGGGGACGACGTCCGGGAGATCCTGACCCAGCACGCCACCGTGGCCCCCATGCCCCCGTCGCTCCGGTCGGGGCGGACCGTCGCCGACGATCTGGAACAGATCATTCTCAAGTGCCTGGCCAAGCGCCCCGCGGAACGGTTCCAGAGCGCAAGCGAACTGATCGACGCGCTGCACGCCTGCCGGTCGGCCAAGGAGTGGACGCTCCGCGACGCCGCCGCCTGGTGGGGCGAACACAAGGACGTCGTCGCCTCCAGCAGCATCGCGCCGCTGCATCCCTCGGATGTGGAGACGATGCTCGTCCCCAAGGCGCTCCTCGAAGAGATCAGCAAGCGCGCGGTCGCCACCGCGAAGTAG
- a CDS encoding DUF6513 domain-containing protein — protein sequence MSPSRLLFVTGRLAEDVVRRVVSDVSERAGFEGEVAVLGLSVAALMHVDLIRRRLSVPEQVDRVVVPGWVQGDLGALQESFQVPFERGPKDILDLPEYFGLGGRKQADLSRYDIEILAEVNHAPRMAPEAVLRMAEHFRESGADRIDVGCIPGESWSGTGACVAALVREGHRVSIDSFDRAEVEAAVAAGADLVLSVNSTNIEWASRLSAEVVAIPDTPSDLDSLDRTIDALRTAGARFRIDPILEPIAFGFSASLARYFEARRRWPDLPMMMGIGNVTELAEADTAGMSLLLAGICQEIGVTSVLTTEVIGWARSAVREFDAARRLVKFAVDQRTLPKHVDSSLVLLRDSRVKELGAAELEGIARQIQDPNFRIFVERGEIHVMNRDGYWRGRDAFELFEAFQQASPVDAAHAFYLGYELAKAVTALTLGKQYQQDRALRWGFLTVEEKGSHDLRGA from the coding sequence GTGTCTCCTTCCCGCCTTCTCTTCGTCACCGGCCGTCTGGCGGAAGATGTCGTGCGCCGCGTCGTCTCGGACGTCTCGGAGCGGGCGGGGTTCGAAGGAGAAGTGGCGGTCCTGGGCCTGAGCGTGGCGGCCCTGATGCACGTCGACCTGATCCGGCGGCGGCTTTCGGTCCCCGAGCAGGTCGACCGGGTCGTTGTGCCGGGGTGGGTGCAGGGAGACCTGGGGGCGCTGCAGGAGTCCTTCCAGGTGCCGTTCGAGCGGGGGCCGAAGGATATCCTGGACCTTCCCGAATACTTTGGCCTGGGGGGCCGGAAGCAGGCGGACTTGAGCCGGTACGACATCGAGATCCTGGCCGAGGTCAATCACGCTCCGCGAATGGCCCCCGAGGCGGTCCTGCGGATGGCGGAGCACTTTCGCGAGAGCGGCGCGGACCGGATCGACGTCGGGTGCATTCCGGGGGAGTCGTGGAGCGGCACCGGGGCGTGCGTGGCCGCGCTCGTGCGGGAAGGGCACCGGGTCTCGATCGACAGTTTCGACCGGGCGGAGGTTGAGGCGGCTGTCGCCGCGGGGGCGGATCTGGTTCTCAGTGTGAACTCGACCAATATCGAGTGGGCGTCGCGGCTGTCGGCGGAGGTCGTGGCGATCCCCGACACTCCGAGCGATCTCGACTCGCTCGATCGCACCATCGACGCGCTGCGGACCGCGGGAGCCCGGTTCCGGATCGATCCGATTCTCGAGCCGATCGCGTTCGGGTTCTCGGCGTCACTGGCCCGCTACTTCGAGGCCCGTCGACGGTGGCCCGATCTGCCGATGATGATGGGGATCGGCAACGTCACTGAACTGGCGGAGGCCGATACGGCGGGGATGAGCCTGCTGCTGGCGGGGATCTGCCAGGAGATCGGCGTCACCTCGGTCCTGACGACGGAGGTCATCGGGTGGGCCCGCTCGGCGGTTCGCGAGTTCGATGCCGCCCGCCGGCTGGTGAAGTTCGCGGTCGACCAGCGGACGCTTCCGAAGCACGTCGACTCGTCGCTGGTGCTCCTGCGGGACTCGCGGGTCAAGGAGCTTGGCGCGGCGGAGCTGGAGGGGATCGCGCGGCAAATTCAGGATCCGAACTTCCGGATCTTCGTCGAGCGGGGGGAGATCCACGTCATGAACCGCGACGGTTACTGGCGGGGCCGCGATGCGTTCGAGCTGTTCGAAGCGTTTCAGCAGGCGTCGCCGGTCGATGCCGCGCACGCCTTCTATCTGGGGTATGAGCTGGCGAAGGCGGTCACCGCGCTGACGCTCGGGAAGCAGTACCAGCAGGACCGGGCCCTGCGATGGGGTTTTTTGACGGTGGAAGAGAAGGGGAGTCACGACCTGCGGGGGGCGTGA
- a CDS encoding cation-translocating P-type ATPase, producing MPEVSWKVDAPHALPADELSRTLKTDLSKGLTDDEARRRLEQVGPNRIADARKRTPWQILVAQFLEFMSLLLAGAGLLSLLVGEWIDAVLIFLIVIANGLLGFSQEWRADNAIDSLKKLTVPKARVHRGGRIQEVPAEDLVPGDVVDVKAGDVVPADARLITAVDLEAEESALTGESLPSEKATDPLDPRSSIGDRHNMLHMGTAVARGRGVAIVTATAMQTELGQIAHMLESTKAQATPLEERLEKLTRTLALAVCLIAVAVFVIGVVRERSSDWNRDLIARMLLTAVSLGVAAIPEGLPAVITISLALGAQRMAKRNAIIRKLAAVETLGTIDVICTDKTGTLTQNIMTLADLKPANDSPEGKTQLLEAMALCNDAEFSGEKVVGSGTEAALLQGAVKQSFDVGKARKERPRVAEIPFSSDRKRMSTLHRRGDSWELIVKGASDRILPQCANAAGVSTDEWVRRSEELAGRGQRVLAFARRSWSSETLPDPPHEAEKDLEFLGLVGLVDPVRPEAKAAIERCLAAGITPVMITGDHPGTARAIADGVGILKTNGKVMDGPTLDDLSQEDLEKQVHEIAVYARVSPAHKLRIVQAHQARGRTAAMTGDGVNDAPALKQADIGIAMGITGTDVSREASAMVLADDNFATIIRAIEEGRVVYDNLRKFIAYLLTTNAAEVFVILSALIAGMPMPLLPIHILWINLVTDGLPALALAFEPAEENTMTRPPRGRNESLFSGGVGRSIIVMGAVMALTCFILFVVALGGIQTGPVESETLSRGRTLVFSVLSVTQLFYVLGMRSLTESIWTRGVFANRRLIGAVVIALVLQVAIVYIPFFQNIFHTAHLTVPDLLLVALLSAIPLAALEVWKVIARRRTAA from the coding sequence ATGCCGGAAGTCTCGTGGAAAGTCGATGCACCCCATGCACTTCCAGCCGACGAACTCTCGCGGACGCTGAAGACGGACCTCTCCAAGGGGCTGACCGATGACGAAGCCCGCCGCCGGCTCGAGCAAGTCGGGCCGAACCGGATCGCCGATGCCCGGAAACGGACACCGTGGCAGATCCTCGTCGCCCAGTTCCTGGAGTTCATGTCCCTGCTCCTGGCCGGCGCGGGGCTCCTCAGCCTTCTCGTCGGCGAATGGATCGACGCGGTCCTGATCTTCCTGATCGTCATCGCCAACGGGCTCCTCGGCTTCTCGCAGGAATGGCGGGCGGACAACGCCATCGACTCGCTGAAGAAGCTCACCGTCCCCAAGGCCCGTGTCCATCGCGGCGGCCGGATCCAGGAGGTCCCTGCCGAGGACCTCGTTCCCGGGGACGTCGTCGACGTCAAAGCGGGGGACGTCGTCCCCGCCGATGCCCGGCTGATCACGGCGGTCGATCTGGAAGCGGAGGAGTCGGCTCTCACCGGCGAATCGCTCCCCTCCGAGAAGGCGACCGACCCCCTCGATCCCCGCAGCTCGATCGGGGACCGGCACAATATGCTCCACATGGGGACCGCGGTCGCCCGCGGCCGCGGCGTGGCGATCGTCACCGCCACGGCGATGCAGACCGAACTCGGTCAGATCGCCCACATGCTGGAGTCGACGAAAGCCCAGGCCACCCCGCTGGAGGAGCGGCTCGAAAAGTTGACCCGGACCCTGGCGCTAGCGGTCTGCCTGATCGCGGTCGCGGTGTTCGTGATCGGCGTTGTCCGGGAGCGGTCGTCGGACTGGAACCGGGACCTCATCGCGCGAATGCTCCTGACCGCGGTCAGCCTCGGCGTGGCGGCGATTCCCGAAGGTCTCCCGGCGGTGATCACGATCTCGCTCGCCCTGGGAGCTCAGCGGATGGCGAAGCGGAACGCGATCATCCGCAAGCTGGCGGCGGTCGAAACGCTCGGCACGATCGACGTCATCTGCACCGACAAGACCGGCACGCTGACGCAGAACATCATGACCCTGGCCGACCTCAAGCCGGCCAACGACTCACCGGAAGGAAAGACGCAGCTCCTGGAGGCGATGGCGCTCTGCAACGACGCCGAGTTCTCCGGCGAGAAGGTGGTCGGCTCCGGGACCGAAGCGGCCCTCCTGCAGGGAGCGGTGAAGCAGAGCTTCGACGTCGGCAAGGCGCGGAAGGAACGCCCCCGCGTGGCGGAGATCCCGTTCTCGTCCGACCGCAAGCGGATGAGCACCCTGCATCGCCGCGGCGACAGCTGGGAGCTGATCGTCAAAGGGGCCTCGGACCGGATCCTGCCGCAATGCGCAAACGCGGCCGGCGTGTCGACCGACGAGTGGGTTCGCCGGAGCGAAGAGCTGGCGGGGCGTGGCCAGCGGGTGCTCGCCTTCGCCCGGCGGTCCTGGAGTTCCGAGACGCTCCCCGATCCGCCGCACGAAGCCGAGAAGGACCTCGAATTCCTCGGGCTCGTCGGCCTCGTCGATCCGGTCCGTCCCGAGGCGAAAGCGGCCATCGAACGCTGCCTCGCGGCCGGAATCACCCCTGTCATGATCACCGGCGACCATCCCGGCACGGCCCGGGCGATCGCCGACGGCGTGGGCATCCTCAAGACGAACGGCAAGGTCATGGACGGCCCCACGCTGGACGACCTGTCGCAGGAAGACCTGGAGAAGCAGGTTCACGAAATCGCGGTCTACGCCCGCGTCTCCCCCGCCCACAAGCTGCGGATCGTTCAGGCGCACCAGGCCCGGGGCCGGACCGCGGCGATGACCGGCGACGGCGTGAACGATGCCCCCGCTCTCAAGCAGGCGGACATCGGGATCGCGATGGGGATCACGGGGACGGATGTCTCCCGCGAAGCGTCGGCGATGGTCCTGGCGGACGACAACTTCGCGACGATCATCCGCGCCATCGAGGAAGGCCGCGTCGTCTACGACAACCTCCGGAAGTTCATCGCCTACCTGTTGACGACGAACGCCGCGGAGGTCTTCGTCATCCTCTCGGCGCTCATCGCCGGGATGCCGATGCCGCTCCTGCCGATTCACATCCTGTGGATCAACCTCGTGACGGACGGCCTTCCCGCCCTCGCGCTCGCCTTCGAGCCGGCGGAGGAGAACACGATGACGCGCCCGCCGCGGGGACGGAACGAGAGCCTGTTCTCAGGAGGGGTCGGCCGGTCCATCATCGTGATGGGGGCCGTGATGGCGCTGACGTGTTTCATCCTGTTTGTGGTCGCGCTGGGAGGGATTCAGACGGGACCGGTCGAGAGCGAGACGCTTTCGCGGGGCCGGACGCTGGTCTTCTCGGTCCTCTCGGTCACGCAGCTCTTTTATGTCCTGGGGATGCGGTCGCTGACGGAGTCGATCTGGACGCGGGGCGTGTTTGCGAACCGTCGGCTCATCGGCGCGGTCGTCATCGCGTTGGTGCTGCAGGTGGCGATCGTCTACATCCCGTTCTTCCAGAACATCTTCCACACGGCGCACCTGACGGTGCCGGACCTGCTGCTGGTCGCGCTCCTGTCGGCCATTCCGCTGGCGGCTCTCGAAGTCTGGAAGGTGATCGCCCGCCGGCGGACCGCCGCCTGA
- a CDS encoding redoxin domain-containing protein — MLCVPTSLRLTAPALFVMAAISLVAGPARAGERIPRVGETAKDFQLSSVLGTPTRLSDKLAAGPVVLVVLRGYPGYQCPACHKQVQELIQSAGKLDSAQAQVLLVYPGPSKGLADKAREFQGRGEIPKHFTLLLDPDYAFTTAYGLRWDEPGETAYPSTFVLQPKTGEIVFAKIAKEHGGRARTSDVLEALKPLARTR, encoded by the coding sequence ATGCTCTGCGTTCCCACTTCCCTCCGCCTCACCGCTCCAGCGCTGTTCGTCATGGCGGCAATCAGCCTCGTCGCGGGTCCCGCTCGGGCCGGCGAGCGGATTCCCCGCGTCGGCGAGACGGCAAAGGACTTCCAGCTCTCGTCCGTCCTCGGCACTCCCACGCGACTGTCGGACAAGCTCGCGGCCGGTCCGGTGGTCCTGGTCGTGCTGCGGGGCTACCCCGGCTACCAGTGCCCCGCCTGCCACAAGCAGGTCCAGGAGCTGATCCAGTCGGCCGGGAAGCTGGACAGTGCCCAGGCACAGGTCCTTCTCGTCTATCCCGGCCCCTCGAAGGGTCTGGCGGACAAGGCCAGGGAGTTCCAGGGACGAGGAGAGATCCCCAAGCACTTCACGCTCCTGCTCGATCCCGACTACGCCTTCACAACCGCCTACGGGCTGCGCTGGGACGAGCCGGGGGAGACCGCCTATCCGTCCACCTTTGTCCTTCAGCCGAAGACCGGAGAGATCGTCTTTGCCAAGATCGCCAAGGAACACGGCGGCCGAGCCCGCACGTCCGACGTTCTCGAAGCGCTCAAGCCGTTGGCGCGGACCAGGTAG
- a CDS encoding zf-HC2 domain-containing protein produces MNTPDPSSTEWQTCPPGLLRETGRSARARITRRRALLQLGLASGAVVVGGLLWKRSQDQGLADKAPVVPASAPNLGPGPDATLVDAAAPIECHDVVRLLPSYLAGTLPAGDRERIDRHLRTCEHCTRDLARLRTRRNA; encoded by the coding sequence ATGAACACACCCGATCCATCCTCGACGGAATGGCAGACGTGCCCTCCCGGACTGCTCCGGGAGACCGGCCGGTCCGCCCGTGCGCGGATTACGCGGCGCCGGGCGTTGCTGCAACTGGGCTTGGCGAGCGGCGCCGTGGTCGTTGGAGGGCTGCTGTGGAAGCGGTCGCAGGACCAGGGGCTGGCCGATAAGGCTCCCGTCGTTCCCGCGTCAGCGCCAAACCTGGGTCCGGGACCGGACGCGACTCTCGTGGACGCCGCCGCGCCGATCGAGTGTCACGACGTTGTGCGGTTACTTCCGTCGTATCTGGCCGGGACGCTCCCGGCGGGGGACCGGGAGCGGATCGACCGGCATCTGCGGACCTGCGAGCACTGCACCCGGGACCTGGCGCGGCTGCGGACGCGGCGGAACGCGTGA
- a CDS encoding Crp/Fnr family transcriptional regulator, whose protein sequence is MPERLWYLKQSRLFEQLSEAELGLLESHARIREFRSREIVYSPLDRADSVFLVVAGRVRLLSVTAEGKEAVLALIEPGELFGELALVASGSREEHAESAGRSTVASLSRASLEDLMNRNGRLALGIWKFIGWQRQRIERRLRSLLFRTTRERVLFLLADLLEHYGRRDGGAAELAIRLSHQEIANLIGATRESVTLALGDLQNEGLVQLGRQRIRVTSITRLRDLAGLPPLSPSEAVESPSKRRSAGTVAVPPSSAPAPRVLGEAPP, encoded by the coding sequence ATGCCCGAGCGCCTCTGGTATCTGAAACAATCGCGGCTGTTCGAGCAGCTCTCCGAAGCGGAGCTCGGCCTGCTGGAGTCGCACGCGCGGATCCGGGAGTTCCGTTCGCGGGAAATCGTCTACTCGCCGCTCGACCGGGCCGATTCGGTCTTCCTCGTGGTGGCGGGCCGCGTCCGCCTCCTGAGCGTGACCGCGGAAGGGAAAGAGGCGGTCCTGGCCCTGATCGAGCCCGGAGAACTGTTCGGAGAGCTGGCGCTCGTGGCGAGCGGCTCCCGCGAGGAGCACGCGGAATCGGCCGGCCGGTCGACCGTGGCCTCCCTGTCGCGGGCCTCGCTCGAGGACCTCATGAACCGGAACGGACGGCTGGCGCTCGGGATCTGGAAGTTCATCGGCTGGCAGCGGCAGCGGATCGAGCGGCGGCTGCGGAGCCTGCTCTTCCGCACGACCCGCGAACGGGTCCTGTTCCTGCTGGCGGACCTCCTGGAGCACTACGGACGCCGCGACGGAGGAGCGGCCGAACTCGCGATCCGGCTGTCACACCAGGAGATCGCGAACCTGATCGGCGCCACGCGGGAGTCGGTGACGCTGGCGCTCGGGGACCTTCAGAACGAGGGGCTCGTCCAGCTGGGACGACAGCGGATCCGCGTCACCTCGATAACCCGGCTGCGGGATCTGGCGGGCCTTCCGCCGCTGTCGCCGTCCGAGGCGGTTGAATCTCCTTCCAAACGTCGCTCAGCGGGCACGGTCGCGGTTCCTCCCTCGTCTGCCCCTGCGCCGCGTGTTCTGGGAGAGGCTCCACCATGA